The genomic stretch CCAAAAAGCTGCAGGTGCCTGAGCCCTACTTTGAAGGCGGGGCCTCGCCGAAACACCTGACTGGCATGACCATGGGCAAGGCTGAATTCAGCTTCGTGCCTGACGAAGCCGGTGAATTTGCTCTCGCATGCGGTTTCCCAGCCCATGCCGTGGCAGGTCACTGGGTCAGCCTCATCGTCAGTGATGAAGCCACCGTTCCTACCTTGCAGTTAGGCGAACAAGCGGCAAAGGAAGTGAAGTAGTGCCGCCCCGATCCTCCCGTCCCATCCTTTGCTTCTCATTCTCTCATGCGCCTGATTGCCAGCCTGCTCGTCCTGCTTTGCTCCGCCGCCCACGCCATTGATGACTACAAACTGACCGCCCTCTCCCAGGAGAAGGCCGATGTGCCCAAAGGCCGTGTCATCGCCATGCCTGCGCATGAATCGAAGATCTATGCCGGGACCGTGCGCGATTGGTGGCTCTATGTCCCCGCCCAATACAAGGCAGAGCAGCCAGCCAACCTGATGGTCTTCCAGGATGGCCATGATTATGTCGGCCTCAAAGGTGCATGGCGGGTGCCCACGGTTTTTGACAACCTCATCGCCAGCGGTGACATGGCCCCCACCCTCGCCATCTTCATCAACCCAGGGCATGCGGTCACCAGCCCCAAGCCTGCCAGCGCCTGGAAAAACAACAACCGCAGCAAGGAATACAATGCGTTAGGCAGCACCTACGCCACCTTCCTGCTGGAAGAGATCATCCCGCAGGTGACCAAGGACTACCGCGTCACCGACAACCCCGAAGGCTGGGCCATCGCCGGAGCCAGCAGCGGGGCCATCTGCGCCTTCACCGTCGCCTGGGAGCGGCCGGACAAGTTCCGCAAGGTCTTCTCCACCATTGGCAGTTATGTGGACCTGGCCGGTGGTCATGTTTACCCCTACCTCATCCGCATCACGGAACGCAAACCCCTGCGCATCTACCTGCAGGACGGCGCCAATGACCTGGACAATCCCTTTGGCAACTGGCCGCTGGCCAATCAGCAAATGGACAGGGCCCTCACCTTCATGGGCTATGACCACCACTTTGAATTCGGCGACGGCCAGCATAACAGCAAGCATGGTGCCTCTCTCTTTCCTGAGGCCATGAAGTGGCTCTGGCGCAAATAAGGCGGCTAGTCGTGCTGCGGATTCTCCGTGCTGGCACCTCCGCCGACGACCTCATTTTCATCGAGGTCGTAGCCCACCACCTCCACCTCTCCGCGCCGGACCTTCTTCTGCGACATCGCCACGGACACCCAGCGAAATTCCTCGCTGTTGTCCAGCAGCACCTTCATCACCATCGTCAACGGCACGGCCAGGAACATTCCCATCGGGCCCCAGAGCCAGCCCCAGAAAATCACCGACAGCACCACCACCAGTGCGGAGATGCCAAAGCGGTTCCCGAGAAGCTGCGGTTGCACAAAGTTATCCAGGGCAAAATTGATGCCGCCATAGCCCAGCGCAATGCCTAGGGCCGCCCCGCCGCCATGCTGGACGAGGGCCTCCACAATGGCCGGGATGCTGGCGGCCGAGCTTCCCACGGCGGGGATATAGTTAAAAATAAAAGCCAGAATGGCCCAGAGCAACGGATACTGGAGATCAAAAAACCAGCACCAGGCACCTGCCAGCAGCCCGGTCAGGGCACTGATCAAGGTCTTGATCCCGAGATACTTCTGGATGTCCGTCACGCTGCGCATCAGGCCGCTGAAATCGGGCCCGCCTGCCAAGTGAACCGCCACAATGCGGCGATGAGTCCCGGTGGCCTCCATCAGCACAAACATCATCAGGATGAGAATCATCACCAACCCCGCAAAGACGGTCGCCAGGGTGCCAAACGTGCTTCCCAGCATCGCGCCAATGCGGGACATCACATCCTGCTGCGTGGCATAACCAATGATGGTATTCCAGTCAAACAGACTGCCCATCATCTCCTTGGCCCCTTCGATGCCGTTGTCATCCAGCCACACGCCAAAATCCGTCAGATACCGCTGGATGCCACGCAGGTAGCGTGGCAGGTCAGCATTGAAGCTGATGAGCAGGCGCACGGCCAGGGTGATCAAACCTGCGAGCACGCCCAAGTTCACCAACAAGGTCATGGCCAAGGCCACAGGACCCGGTATGCGGTGCCGTGTCAGCCAGCGCAAAAGAGGAAAGCTCAGCACCGCGAGAAAGAAGGCATAGACCATGGGCACCAGCACACCTGCTGCTGCCTTCATCCCGGCGAGCACAATGACAAGACAGGCCAAAGTGAGAATCATTTGGGAACCTTTTCGGCCCCAGCTCACGGTCTTGTCTTGCTCCGGCAGGATCATCATCAGCAACCATCCAAGATGATAGGATTTTTCTCAAGGGAAAACGCGGAACAAGCAGCAAACCGCCTTCTGAAACTCGAAAAGAATCTCCGTTTTAATCAACATCTCAGTTGCAAACGCAAAAGGTAAACGCCACTATCCACTTCCCAGCCGGGCCCTAAAAGCCCTGCCAAAAGGTCGGGCCGTAGTTCAGCCTGGTAGAACGCTTGCATGGGGTGCAAGAGGTCGTGAGTTCGAATCTCGCCGGCCCGACCAATTTCCAAGGCCCCAGGCCTTGAGAGCACCAGATTCAGAGCCTTGCAAAAGCGGCTTCTTTGTGCGGTTTAGCACCGTGATTTGAGCACAGAGCACGATGCGAGTGAGCCACCTCATCCACGCATCAATCGCACAGCCTCCAGTGATTTGCTCTTCCCTACACAAGCCTCTTGTGATTGCCTGAGGAATGCTTCGAATATTGATCCTGGCCCTGTGCCTTTTGGGCAACGCCCAAGCAGACGAGCTGCTGGGACAGAAGCCGTTTCAATATCGCCTAATCAAAGGCTGGGCTCAGGCCGCTCTCACCGCAGCACCGATCAGAAACGGCCATGCCCTGGCTTTTGATTCTCAGGGCCGCCTCTTCGTGCTCACGGATGAACCGAAGAACAACATCCTCATCCTCGATCCCCAGACAGGCGATCTATTGGGCCAGTGGACCGCCCGCATGCCCGGTGCCCACGGCATGAGCCTCGTCCAAGAAGGTGCCGCCGAAGTCCTCTACATCACCGATACTGTCCTCCACGAGGTGCGCAAACTCACCCTTGATGGCACCGAGCTGGCCCGCTATCCCTGGCCGGAGAAAAGCGGCCTTTACAGCAAGGCCACGGAGTATCGTCCCTCCAAAACCCTGCATCACCCCCGAGGCGATTTCTGGGTGCTCGATGGCTACGGCAAAGACTACGTCCACCACTACGATGCCACGGGCCAGCTCCTCAAATCCTGGGGAGGCGATCTGGGCGAAGGTGAAAACCAGCTCCTCCACTGGGGCCCGCATGGAGGCCTGCTGGATCTCAGCGATGCCGCCAGCCCCCGGATCATCATCGCCATGAGCGACCGCCAGGAAATCAAACGCTTCACTCTCGACGGCCAGTTTGGGGACAAGTTCCCCTTCCCCGGTGGCAATCCCCGCGACCTCGTCGCCTGGCAGGGCCACTACCTCATGCCGCATCTGGGCGACCAATGGCCGCAGAATCGTGACTCGCCCGGCTTCATCAGCATCCTCGATGCCCAGTTCCGCATCGTCTCGAATGTCGGAGCCCCTGCCGCCATCCTTGAAAAAGGTGTGCTGCAACCCCTGAAAAGCGATGCCCGCACCTTCATCCATCCCCACGCCGTCGCAGCCGATGCGGAGGGCAATCTTTACGTGGCCCAATTTGCCTCCCCAGCCGCCCCTTTGCTGAAACTGCAGCACGTCCGCTGACGTGTTCGCAATCTTGGCCTCAGAATTGCTAATTTACCTCACCAGCCAACCAACAAGGCTACAACCACCATGCTTTTCGACAACTACCAGCCGGAGAACTTCTTCGATGAGATGTTCACCGCCGACGGCACCACCCGCCCCCACTACCGCAGCGTCGCTGCGGCGCTCAATGATGTGGAACCCAACGAATTCCGCAACAAGCAGGCCGCGGTCGAGGCCTCCTTCATGCGGGGTGGGGTCACCTTCACCGTTTACAGCGACTCCCAGGGCACGGAGCGCATCTTCCCCTTCGATTGTGTCCCACGCGTCATCGCGGCGGAGGAGTGGGAGATTGTCGAAAAAGGCCTCATCCAGCGCATCACCGCCCTGAACCTTTTCCTGCATGACATCTATCATGACCAAAAGATCATCAAGGACCGCGTCATCCCGCCCCAGTATGTGCTGAGTGCAAAACACTTCCGCCGGGAGTTCATGCACATTGAGGTGCCCAAGGACATCTACGTCCACATCTGCGGCACCGACCTCATCCGCGACAAGGACGGCCGTTACCTCGTCCTGGAGGACAACCTCCGCTGCCCTTCCGGGGCCAGTTACATGCTGGAAAACCGCGCGGCCCTGAAGCGTACTTTTCCTGAGCTCTTCAAGGCCAGCGGCGTCCACTCCGTCAGCAATTATCCGGCTGAACTTCTGAAGGTGATGCAGTATTGCGCCCCGGCCAATTTCAAGGCCAATGACGCGCCCAACTGCGTGCTGCTGACCCCCGGCGTCTTTAACAGCGCCTACTTTGAGCATGCCTTCCTCGCTCGCCAAATGGGCATCCCGATTGTCGAGGGCCGCGACCTCGTCGTCCGTGATTTCAAAGTGTACATGCGCACCACCGCCGGCCTGGTGAAGGTGGATGTGATCTACCGCCGCATTGATGATGACTTCCTGGATCCTTCCGTCTTCCGCGCCGATTCACTGCTCGGCGTCCCCGGCCTCGTCAATGCCTACCGCGCAGGCAATGTCAGCCTCGCCAACAGCATCGGCACCGGCGTCGCCGATGACAAAGTCGTCTATTACTTTGTCCCTCACATGATCAAGTACTACCTCGGTGAGGAGCCCATCCTGCCGAACGTGGATACCTACCTGGCCTCCGAGCCCAAAGACTGCGCCCACATTCTGGCCAATCTGGACAAACTCGTCGTCAAGTCCGCCAATGAAGCCGGCGGCTACGGCATGCTCATGGGCCCCTGGGCCTCGAAAGCCGAGATCGAAGAGTTCCGCAAAATGATCGAGGAAAACCCGCGCAACTTCATCGCGCAGGACCCAATCTCCCTCAGCCGCCACCCCACCTGGACGGGGGATCAGTTTGAAGGTCGCCACATCGACCTGCGCCCTTACATTCTTTATGGGGAAAAGATCATCGTCACGCCCGGCGGGCTCACCCGCGTGGCTTTGAAGAAAGGTTCTTTGGTCGTCAACAGCTCTCAGGGAGGGGGCTCGAAGGATACCTGGGTATTGAGAAACTCCATTCCACAATAAGGCAAATCTCCGGCTCACCCTTACCGCTGCCCACACCTGCCTTCCCTTCCTTTACCCCCTTCCCGACCATGCCCAAGCCACCCCCAACCCAAGAAGAAGTCGCCCGCCACAAACAGGCCAATGTGATGCTGTCCCGCGTCGCAGGCAGCCTTTATTGGATGAGCCGATACCTTGAGCGAGCTGAAAACCTCGCCCGTCTTGTGGATGTCAATTTGCAGATCATTCTCGACTTCGGCCAAGTCTCTGACGAGACCATGAAAGAGCACTGGCTGCCCATCCTCCGTTCCACGGCGGATGAAGACCTGTTCTTCGAGCTCTACGAAGTCGCTGATAGCGAAAGTGTGATGGAGTTTGTCACCTTCCGCCAGGAGAACCCAAATTCCCTCCTCACCTGCATCGGCAACGCCCGTGAAAACGCCCGCCAGGTGCGCGACCAGATTTCCAGCGAGATGTGGGAGGTGCTGAATGACGCCTACCACTTCATCAAGAACAGCGATCCTGAAAACATCTGGGATGGGGGTGCCAGCGCCTTTTACGACCAGATCAAATACTACTCCCACCTCTTCCAGGGCATCACCGTTTCCACCTTCTCCCGCAACGAAGGCTTCGAGTTCATCCAGTTTGGCAAATATCTGGAACGCGCGGACAAAACCACGCGCCTCATGGACATGAAGTATCACATCCTCCTGCCCAAGGTCACGGACGTGGGCGGTGCTGTGGATGCGGCGCAGTGGCAGGCTGTGCTCCGTTCCGCCAGCGCGGTCGAGCCGTATCGCCGCTTTTACGTGGCGGATATTCTTTTTGCCAAGGTGATCGAGTTCCTCATCTTTGAAGACACCTTCCCCCGCTCCCTCATGTTCTGCCTCCAGCAAATGGATGACTTTGCCCACCTCATCGCAGGCACCCCTGCGGGCGAGTATCGCAGCGAGGGCGAGCACCGCTTTGGCAAGTTCCTGAACAATCTGAACTTCACCACGGCCAAGGACATCATCGGCCGTGGTCTCCATGAATTCCTTGCGGAAGTACAGCGGGAAATCGGTGCTCTGGGTGAGCATCTTTACACCACCTTCATGTATCACCCTCCGGTGGATATGCAGGCAGAGATCCGCTTTCACCAGCAGCAGGAGCAACAGCAGCAGTGAGCCTCTTAGGCAGGTGACGACCTGTGTAACGCCCGGCAGCCAATGTGATTTCCCCTTGCTGCTGGCGTCGCACTATTTACCCATTCTGTCCCCCCTGCCCGAGAACATCCCCGCCCCTCCTGGATGCCCGATCTTCCACCCGCCATCACGCCATCACCTGGAATGCGCCTCCGCGTGCGCCACCTCACGCGTTTTCATTACGACGGCCCCGTGCTGGACAGCTACAACGACGCCCGCCTTTGTCCTGTTTCCGATCCCCTCCAGCGCTGCGCCAGCTTTGACCTGCGGCTGAATCCGGATGTGCCCATGCACACGCACCGCGATTTCTATTTGAACCGTGTGGACCATTTCGAACTCCACCAGCCGCATGAGACGCTGGAGGTGGAGGCCCGATCCCTCATCGAAACGCGGTCTGATACGCGCTCCGCCCCGCCGTCATCCCTCCCCCTGGAGGCACTGAATGATCCCAAGGTGAATGAGAACTACTTCGACTTCGTCGTCGAGTCGAAGTTCGTCTCGCAAAACGTCGCCATTTGGCGAGAGGCCGTGGACATCATCGGCCAGTCCGTCACAGACATCTGGACCGATTCGGTCAAGCTCGGCCAATACGTCCATAGCATCTTCTCCTATGATCCAGACTGGACCCACGTGCACACCAATGCGGCTGAGGCCCTCAAAGATCGGCGCGGTGTCTGCCAGGACTACGCCCATGTCATGATCGCTCTGTGCCGCAGCCAGGGCATCCCCGCCCGCTACGTCAGCGGCTACTTTTACAATGGCAAAACAGGCGATGAAAACGAAGCCTCCCATGCCTGGATGGAGGTCTTTTTGCCTAACTATGGCTGGAAGGCCTGGGATCCCACGCACAACCGCGAGGCCGACTCCCGCTACATCAAACTCGCCATTGGCCGTGACTACGACGATGCCAAACCTGTGAGCGGCCGCTTTCGGGGCAAAGGAAAGCAGCACATGGACGTCATCGTCCAGATCCGCCTTGCGGAATAGGCTCACCAAAGCCCCAACTTCGTGAGGCAATCCAGCGCCATGGGGATGCGGGGTTTGGCTTCGTTATCAAGACATGATCGGTCGGGAACCGGATGCCAGCCGGGATGCGATTCCTTTGAAACATCCACGGCCATGAACTCCATCCAACAGCAGCAAACCGAAGACAATCACCAGGACCTCAGCGCCCAAGACGCGATCGAAAAGATCAAGGCTCTCGTCCAGAAGGCGCAGACATGCTTCTTCTGCACGCTCGTCTCCACAGGCGGTGCACCTCACGCCCGCCCCATGGCCGTCCAGCAGGTGGATGATGCAGGCAGCCTTTGGTTCCTCAGCGCCGACGACAGCCACAAAAACCAGGAGCTGGATACCGACCACGCTGTCACCCTTTTCTTCCAGGGTTCCGCCCACTCCGATTTCCTCCAGCTTAACGGCACCGCCTCCATCTCTCGGGACAAAGCCAAAATCAAAGAGCTCTGGAACCCCATCATCAAAACCTGGTTCACCGGCGGTGTGGATGATCCTCGCATCACCGTCATCAAGGTCACCCCGGAGGATGGTTACTACTGGGACACCAAACATGGCAACGCCATCGCGGGTCTCAAGATGATGGTCGGTGCCTTGCT from Prosthecobacter algae encodes the following:
- a CDS encoding alpha/beta hydrolase, whose product is MRLIASLLVLLCSAAHAIDDYKLTALSQEKADVPKGRVIAMPAHESKIYAGTVRDWWLYVPAQYKAEQPANLMVFQDGHDYVGLKGAWRVPTVFDNLIASGDMAPTLAIFINPGHAVTSPKPASAWKNNNRSKEYNALGSTYATFLLEEIIPQVTKDYRVTDNPEGWAIAGASSGAICAFTVAWERPDKFRKVFSTIGSYVDLAGGHVYPYLIRITERKPLRIYLQDGANDLDNPFGNWPLANQQMDRALTFMGYDHHFEFGDGQHNSKHGASLFPEAMKWLWRK
- a CDS encoding AI-2E family transporter, giving the protein MILTLACLVIVLAGMKAAAGVLVPMVYAFFLAVLSFPLLRWLTRHRIPGPVALAMTLLVNLGVLAGLITLAVRLLISFNADLPRYLRGIQRYLTDFGVWLDDNGIEGAKEMMGSLFDWNTIIGYATQQDVMSRIGAMLGSTFGTLATVFAGLVMILILMMFVLMEATGTHRRIVAVHLAGGPDFSGLMRSVTDIQKYLGIKTLISALTGLLAGAWCWFFDLQYPLLWAILAFIFNYIPAVGSSAASIPAIVEALVQHGGGAALGIALGYGGINFALDNFVQPQLLGNRFGISALVVVLSVIFWGWLWGPMGMFLAVPLTMVMKVLLDNSEEFRWVSVAMSQKKVRRGEVEVVGYDLDENEVVGGGASTENPQHD
- a CDS encoding transglutaminase family protein; protein product: MPDLPPAITPSPGMRLRVRHLTRFHYDGPVLDSYNDARLCPVSDPLQRCASFDLRLNPDVPMHTHRDFYLNRVDHFELHQPHETLEVEARSLIETRSDTRSAPPSSLPLEALNDPKVNENYFDFVVESKFVSQNVAIWREAVDIIGQSVTDIWTDSVKLGQYVHSIFSYDPDWTHVHTNAAEALKDRRGVCQDYAHVMIALCRSQGIPARYVSGYFYNGKTGDENEASHAWMEVFLPNYGWKAWDPTHNREADSRYIKLAIGRDYDDAKPVSGRFRGKGKQHMDVIVQIRLAE
- a CDS encoding circularly permuted type 2 ATP-grasp protein produces the protein MLFDNYQPENFFDEMFTADGTTRPHYRSVAAALNDVEPNEFRNKQAAVEASFMRGGVTFTVYSDSQGTERIFPFDCVPRVIAAEEWEIVEKGLIQRITALNLFLHDIYHDQKIIKDRVIPPQYVLSAKHFRREFMHIEVPKDIYVHICGTDLIRDKDGRYLVLEDNLRCPSGASYMLENRAALKRTFPELFKASGVHSVSNYPAELLKVMQYCAPANFKANDAPNCVLLTPGVFNSAYFEHAFLARQMGIPIVEGRDLVVRDFKVYMRTTAGLVKVDVIYRRIDDDFLDPSVFRADSLLGVPGLVNAYRAGNVSLANSIGTGVADDKVVYYFVPHMIKYYLGEEPILPNVDTYLASEPKDCAHILANLDKLVVKSANEAGGYGMLMGPWASKAEIEEFRKMIEENPRNFIAQDPISLSRHPTWTGDQFEGRHIDLRPYILYGEKIIVTPGGLTRVALKKGSLVVNSSQGGGSKDTWVLRNSIPQ
- a CDS encoding pyridoxamine 5'-phosphate oxidase family protein, with protein sequence MNSIQQQQTEDNHQDLSAQDAIEKIKALVQKAQTCFFCTLVSTGGAPHARPMAVQQVDDAGSLWFLSADDSHKNQELDTDHAVTLFFQGSAHSDFLQLNGTASISRDKAKIKELWNPIIKTWFTGGVDDPRITVIKVTPEDGYYWDTKHGNAIAGLKMMVGALLGKTMDDSIEGSLKV
- a CDS encoding alpha-E domain-containing protein, whose translation is MPKPPPTQEEVARHKQANVMLSRVAGSLYWMSRYLERAENLARLVDVNLQIILDFGQVSDETMKEHWLPILRSTADEDLFFELYEVADSESVMEFVTFRQENPNSLLTCIGNARENARQVRDQISSEMWEVLNDAYHFIKNSDPENIWDGGASAFYDQIKYYSHLFQGITVSTFSRNEGFEFIQFGKYLERADKTTRLMDMKYHILLPKVTDVGGAVDAAQWQAVLRSASAVEPYRRFYVADILFAKVIEFLIFEDTFPRSLMFCLQQMDDFAHLIAGTPAGEYRSEGEHRFGKFLNNLNFTTAKDIIGRGLHEFLAEVQREIGALGEHLYTTFMYHPPVDMQAEIRFHQQQEQQQQ